The Verrucomicrobiia bacterium genome window below encodes:
- a CDS encoding carbohydrate-binding protein, translating to MNRPILVLCLAVPLGFIGCTEFRTSYSVKVSSTFPADYKGQPFSDEVYRKGPQTIPGRIECAYFDLGGEGVAYHDIDPVNHGSGELNLIPNHQRPHATPYIWGFRKEEGMDISYTKDFADFNHPNFFTPATNQLYIGWTADGEWVNYTVNVLEKGKYKITALYSNEPKTIWFSVDNKPASECKLPMATGSWHIWNQAEIGTITFREAGMHLLTLHYNAGNNFAYFDFAPAKHQ from the coding sequence ATGAACAGACCCATTCTCGTCCTGTGCCTGGCTGTACCTCTCGGCTTCATTGGATGCACTGAATTTCGGACGAGTTATTCGGTGAAGGTCTCCTCGACTTTCCCGGCAGACTATAAAGGTCAACCATTTTCCGACGAGGTCTACAGGAAAGGGCCTCAGACAATTCCTGGCCGTATTGAATGCGCCTACTTTGACCTGGGCGGCGAGGGCGTGGCGTATCACGATATCGATCCCGTCAATCACGGCAGCGGTGAACTCAACCTGATACCCAATCATCAGCGACCGCACGCGACGCCTTACATCTGGGGGTTCCGAAAAGAAGAAGGCATGGACATTTCCTACACGAAGGACTTCGCGGACTTCAATCATCCGAATTTCTTTACTCCGGCAACCAACCAACTTTACATCGGCTGGACGGCCGATGGCGAATGGGTCAATTACACGGTGAACGTACTGGAAAAGGGAAAGTATAAAATCACGGCTCTCTACAGCAACGAGCCGAAAACCATCTGGTTCTCCGTGGACAACAAGCCTGCCAGCGAATGCAAACTACCCATGGCCACCGGGAGTTGGCATATCTGGAACCAGGCGGAGATCGGGACCATTACCTTCCGGGAGGCCGGGATGCACTTGTTGACCTTGCACTACAACGCCGGGAATAATTTCGCGTATTTCGATTTT
- a CDS encoding hydrolase, with amino-acid sequence MSDWRLTTENTALVVIDVQEKLMNVMPRRAETLAAIQKLIGAARVLKLPTLVTAQYIKGLGPVCAEIGRAAPGITPLEKMTFSCCGSEEFLRTVKDLRRQRIILCGIEAHVCVQQTAIDLMKDYFVYVAADAISSRHETDYTVAIERMRDCGAVITTVESAVFELLRESGTQEFKQILPLFK; translated from the coding sequence ATGTCTGATTGGCGATTGACGACGGAAAATACCGCGCTCGTGGTCATCGACGTGCAGGAGAAGCTCATGAACGTCATGCCGCGTCGTGCCGAAACGCTTGCGGCGATCCAGAAACTCATCGGTGCAGCGCGCGTGTTAAAACTCCCGACCCTCGTCACCGCACAATACATCAAGGGCCTCGGCCCGGTCTGCGCGGAGATCGGGAGGGCAGCGCCCGGTATTACTCCACTGGAGAAGATGACGTTCTCGTGCTGCGGTTCGGAGGAATTCCTGCGGACGGTGAAAGACCTGCGGCGCCAACGCATCATCCTCTGCGGCATCGAGGCGCACGTGTGTGTCCAACAGACGGCCATCGACTTGATGAAAGATTATTTCGTGTACGTTGCCGCCGACGCCATTAGTTCACGTCACGAAACCGATTATACCGTCGCCATCGAACGCATGCGCGATTGCGGTGCGGTCATCACCACGGTCGAGTCCGCCGTCTTCGAACTCCTCCGTGAATCCGGCACCCAAGAGTTCAAACAGATCTTGCCCCTGTTCAAGTAG
- a CDS encoding DUF2721 domain-containing protein, translating to MLSTTLDSAIQSINAAMTPALLFTASSLLLAGLQNKYSTLIQAVRALNDERRELLRRPTLANWEKARSESIVEQIPHLLARAKLVRNAVFMLYLGTLLFLVSSFVIGLAHLGWPPMGPLVIALFGLGLAGLMIGVAFALAEAWLSYRVVRMEVGLKAIGQ from the coding sequence ATGCTTTCAACCACTCTCGACTCCGCCATTCAGTCGATCAACGCCGCGATGACGCCGGCGTTGCTGTTCACCGCGAGTTCATTGCTGTTGGCGGGTTTACAGAACAAGTATTCGACGCTGATCCAGGCCGTGCGCGCGCTCAATGATGAACGTCGAGAACTATTGCGCCGGCCCACCCTGGCGAACTGGGAGAAGGCCCGTAGCGAGAGCATCGTCGAACAGATCCCCCACCTGCTCGCCCGCGCCAAGCTCGTGCGCAACGCTGTTTTCATGCTGTACCTCGGCACCCTGCTTTTTCTGGTTTCGTCATTTGTGATCGGTCTGGCGCATCTCGGCTGGCCGCCGATGGGGCCGTTGGTGATCGCCCTGTTCGGGCTCGGGTTGGCGGGGCTGATGATCGGGGTCGCCTTCGCGCTGGCCGAGGCGTGGTTGAGCTACCGGGTCGTGCGAATGGAAGTCGGTCTGAAAGCGATAGGCCAATGA
- a CDS encoding NAD-dependent epimerase/dehydratase family protein, with protein sequence MHAIVTGATGLLGRHLVKELRQGGWSVTAIVRQTSNRQPLEQLGAVCVVCDLGRDHLDPNVLKNTDVVFHAAAAVSDWAPWSHFVANTIRPTEAICEAMVAAGCRRLVHFSTVGVYRRPPHGTPVKEDFALATTDRRNFYRRAKIESEKIVWQRQSGKQLDATVIRPGMLYGPGDRSMLARIIPLLREQKISFLGDPHVTLPLVHAGDVARAAVLAVGSTGAIGQAYNVINPEKITQEEFFNIIATLAGASPVRRHVPYALAYTIASAAEWFACLLHSKQPPLLTRYRVFLFGYQRHYSIEKIRSTLGWEPQVGFRPGIQEAVRWQLAPDHL encoded by the coding sequence ATGCACGCGATTGTTACAGGCGCGACCGGACTATTGGGTCGCCATCTGGTCAAGGAGTTGCGCCAGGGCGGCTGGTCGGTGACCGCAATCGTCCGACAGACATCCAATCGGCAACCGCTTGAACAACTGGGGGCGGTCTGTGTCGTTTGCGATCTCGGCCGGGACCACCTCGATCCGAACGTGCTCAAGAACACCGATGTGGTATTCCATGCCGCCGCAGCGGTCTCGGATTGGGCCCCCTGGTCGCACTTTGTTGCCAATACCATCCGCCCAACGGAAGCCATTTGCGAGGCGATGGTCGCTGCCGGTTGTCGCCGTCTGGTCCATTTCAGTACCGTCGGCGTCTACAGACGCCCACCGCACGGTACGCCCGTCAAGGAGGACTTCGCACTCGCGACAACGGATCGCCGAAACTTCTACCGGCGGGCCAAAATCGAGTCCGAAAAAATCGTCTGGCAGCGCCAGTCCGGGAAACAACTCGATGCGACCGTCATCCGGCCGGGCATGCTCTATGGCCCGGGCGACCGGTCCATGCTCGCTCGCATCATTCCGTTACTACGGGAGCAAAAAATCAGTTTTCTAGGTGATCCACACGTGACCCTGCCGCTCGTCCACGCTGGCGACGTCGCCCGCGCTGCTGTCCTGGCCGTAGGTTCCACAGGTGCGATTGGCCAGGCCTACAACGTTATCAACCCCGAAAAGATCACGCAGGAGGAGTTTTTCAATATCATCGCCACTCTCGCGGGCGCTTCCCCGGTTCGTCGCCATGTCCCCTACGCCCTGGCGTATACAATCGCCAGCGCTGCCGAGTGGTTCGCCTGCCTCCTTCATTCCAAACAACCACCGCTTCTCACCCGCTATCGCGTTTTTCTCTTTGGCTACCAACGCCACTACTCAATCGAGAAAATCCGCTCCACCCTTGGCTGGGAGCCACAGGTCGGTTTTCGCCCAGGAATCCAGGAGGCCGTCCGCTGGCAGCTAGCCCCTGATCATTTATGA
- a CDS encoding VanZ family protein, with amino-acid sequence MTARRNIRAWLPAILWAGTIFFLSAQSSLPPIAPAVPNFDKVEHAGAYGLLGILVIDAVRRSSTLALSKSVLVAILIASAYGASDEFHQRFVPNRSCDVWDWTADTIGGTLGIAIYAAYESRRSQKTNR; translated from the coding sequence ATGACGGCGCGCCGAAACATCCGTGCGTGGCTGCCTGCAATTCTGTGGGCGGGGACCATCTTCTTTCTGTCGGCACAGTCGTCGCTACCGCCAATCGCGCCTGCGGTTCCGAACTTCGATAAAGTCGAACATGCCGGGGCCTATGGGCTCCTTGGCATTCTGGTCATCGACGCAGTGCGTCGCTCCAGTACGTTGGCGTTGTCAAAGTCCGTACTGGTGGCTATCTTGATTGCATCGGCCTACGGGGCTTCCGATGAGTTTCACCAACGGTTCGTGCCCAACCGATCGTGTGACGTATGGGACTGGACAGCCGATACAATTGGAGGCACCCTCGGTATCGCCATCTACGCAGCTTATGAATCGCGCCGCAGCCAAAAAACGAATCGCTGA
- the ligA gene encoding NAD-dependent DNA ligase LigA, with the protein MNRAAAKKRIAELRDQIRHYDHLYHVEAKSEISDFEYDKLYAELKALEQQFPDLVTPDSPTQRGSGRPLKEFKSVRHSVPMMSLDNTYNIEELREFDGRVRKLLPDEKVEYVLEPKIDGVSITVRYEDGQLAVGATRGDGTTGDDITANLKTIRAIPLQLRVKNPPKQLEVRGEAYIPVEDFKKLNAAREKAGEPLFQNPRNTAAGSLKQLDPATVAQRPLQAIFYAVAEGGEFTKQSDVLEALKEFGFVTHRYWWICKGIEEVIAHIGELQELEEKLPFEIDGAVIKVNNLDQWKRLGATAKAPRFAIAYKYSHEQAQTKLKDITIQVGRTGTLTPVAELEPVFLAGSTISRATLHNEEEINRKEIQIGDTVIIEKAGQVIPAVVGVAKQGTSKRRKFKLDEYLDGKCPVCKGPIARDPEFVAWRCENIACPAQLKRTIGHFASRGAMDIEGMGEVLVNQLVDKNLIHDVADIYALTVEQLADLERMAEKSATNVVTAVAESKRRELWRLIHGLGILHVGEGGARKLADYFHDLNALASAGIEELQEAEDVGPVMAQSVHDFFHNPRNQAVIEKLRKAGLKMKEKAAPKATATGPFAGKTVVVTGTLAKFSRDEAKDALRKAGATVTDSVSKKTDFVVVGEDAGSKLDKATKLGVKTLTEPEFLRMLES; encoded by the coding sequence ATGAATCGCGCCGCAGCCAAAAAACGAATCGCTGAACTCCGCGATCAAATTCGCCATTACGATCATCTCTACCACGTCGAGGCGAAATCCGAGATTTCCGACTTCGAATACGACAAGCTCTACGCCGAACTGAAGGCGCTCGAGCAGCAATTCCCCGACCTTGTCACGCCCGACTCACCGACCCAGCGCGGGAGCGGCCGACCTTTGAAGGAATTCAAGAGCGTCCGGCACTCCGTGCCGATGATGTCGCTCGACAATACCTACAACATCGAGGAATTGCGTGAGTTCGATGGCCGTGTGCGCAAGCTTCTGCCCGACGAAAAGGTCGAATACGTCCTCGAACCCAAGATCGACGGCGTCTCGATCACCGTTCGTTATGAAGACGGGCAATTGGCCGTTGGCGCGACCCGCGGCGACGGCACGACGGGTGACGACATCACCGCCAATCTCAAGACCATTCGCGCGATCCCGTTGCAGCTTCGCGTAAAGAACCCGCCCAAACAACTCGAAGTTCGTGGCGAAGCCTACATCCCGGTCGAAGATTTCAAGAAACTAAACGCGGCGCGTGAAAAGGCAGGTGAACCGCTCTTCCAGAACCCGCGCAATACCGCCGCCGGTTCTCTTAAGCAGCTCGACCCGGCCACGGTCGCGCAACGTCCCTTGCAGGCAATCTTCTACGCGGTCGCTGAGGGCGGAGAATTCACGAAACAATCCGACGTGCTCGAGGCCCTCAAGGAATTCGGGTTTGTGACCCATCGGTACTGGTGGATCTGCAAAGGCATTGAGGAGGTCATCGCTCACATTGGGGAATTGCAGGAACTTGAAGAGAAATTGCCTTTTGAAATTGACGGCGCGGTGATCAAGGTCAACAACCTCGACCAATGGAAGCGGCTCGGCGCCACAGCGAAGGCCCCACGCTTCGCGATTGCTTACAAATACTCTCACGAGCAGGCCCAGACGAAGCTCAAGGACATCACGATCCAGGTTGGCCGCACAGGGACACTGACGCCCGTAGCGGAACTCGAACCCGTTTTCCTCGCTGGCTCGACAATCTCACGTGCCACGCTCCACAACGAGGAAGAGATCAACCGCAAGGAAATCCAAATCGGCGACACGGTTATCATCGAGAAAGCGGGACAAGTCATCCCTGCAGTCGTCGGCGTGGCAAAGCAAGGAACGAGTAAGCGAAGGAAGTTCAAACTCGACGAGTATCTCGACGGCAAATGTCCTGTGTGCAAAGGTCCCATCGCGCGCGATCCCGAATTCGTCGCGTGGCGTTGCGAAAACATCGCCTGCCCCGCGCAACTGAAACGCACCATCGGTCACTTCGCCTCGCGTGGTGCCATGGATATTGAAGGCATGGGCGAAGTGCTCGTGAATCAGCTCGTCGACAAGAACCTCATCCATGACGTCGCCGACATTTACGCGCTCACTGTCGAACAACTGGCTGACTTGGAGCGCATGGCAGAGAAATCCGCTACGAATGTCGTTACTGCCGTCGCGGAAAGCAAACGACGCGAATTGTGGCGGCTGATTCACGGTCTTGGCATCCTGCACGTGGGCGAAGGCGGCGCGCGTAAACTGGCCGATTATTTTCACGACCTCAATGCTCTTGCCAGTGCTGGTATTGAGGAATTGCAGGAGGCTGAAGATGTCGGCCCGGTGATGGCGCAGAGCGTTCACGATTTCTTCCACAACCCTCGCAATCAAGCGGTCATCGAGAAACTGCGCAAGGCCGGCCTTAAGATGAAAGAAAAGGCTGCGCCGAAAGCCACCGCGACCGGCCCGTTCGCCGGCAAGACCGTTGTCGTGACGGGTACACTCGCCAAATTCTCACGCGACGAGGCAAAAGACGCGTTGCGAAAGGCGGGCGCCACCGTCACCGACAGCGTGAGCAAGAAAACTGATTTCGTGGTCGTCGGTGAAGACGCAGGTTCCAAACTCGACAAGGCCACCAAACTCGGTGTGAAGACGCTGACTGAACCGGAATTTCTACGGATGCTGGAATCCTAG
- a CDS encoding DUF2721 domain-containing protein produces MIETTTTALPQFISLLLAPMFMVSGAASMNWGLQRLQSMLTARIHKLNDERTELQNEAVATAFSKMRRRQIAEQLQSMMRRARYTRNAIASFYAACLSLLLCSVSIAAVAWLDLEATWICTALFELGMLLISLALVYTLLDVGLSYHAVQVDSKAAQDSAEMVGVNV; encoded by the coding sequence ATGATCGAAACCACGACCACCGCCCTCCCGCAATTCATCAGCCTGTTGCTGGCCCCGATGTTCATGGTCTCGGGCGCGGCGTCGATGAACTGGGGACTGCAGCGCCTGCAGTCGATGCTCACGGCCCGCATCCACAAGTTGAACGACGAACGTACCGAACTTCAGAACGAGGCGGTGGCGACGGCCTTTAGCAAGATGCGACGGCGGCAGATTGCCGAGCAACTGCAGTCAATGATGCGGCGCGCTCGTTACACCCGCAACGCCATTGCCAGCTTTTACGCCGCTTGCCTGAGTCTGCTCCTTTGTTCGGTCTCCATTGCGGCAGTCGCGTGGCTGGACCTTGAGGCCACATGGATTTGCACGGCACTGTTCGAGTTGGGGATGCTGCTTATTTCCCTGGCGCTGGTGTATACGTTGCTCGATGTGGGCCTGTCCTATCACGCAGTGCAGGTGGACAGCAAAGCCGCCCAGGACTCTGCGGAAATGGTGGGTGTGAATGTCTGA